The Medicago truncatula cultivar Jemalong A17 chromosome 4, MtrunA17r5.0-ANR, whole genome shotgun sequence genome includes a region encoding these proteins:
- the LOC11405569 gene encoding SWI/SNF complex component SNF12 homolog, which yields MNNSNNPPKNPPPAPPSFSSIPVNPQPIHLLTQSHPQMQNPSQFPGHFQLSQPQPQPHVISQQQSQFVNPRSHPQTLQQHHQQHQQQQQQQNVASPATASTTSSVKRSHHKANSRPQGSPSGNQTSAFKTMELTPAPLRKKRTLPENLIPEKVAKIVPESAIYTRLIELEAQIDAALNRKKVDVQEAVKNPTSVRKTLRVYVYNTFSNQTKESGKVGGVELPSWSLRITGRILEEGGKDPVVGGISKRGSIVYPKFSAFFKKITVYLDQGFYPDKHVIVWDSARSPVQQDGFEVKRKGDKEFTAVIRLGVNYSPEKFMVSTPLAKVLGIEFDTRPRIMAALWNYVKFRKLQSPNDPSFFMCDASLQKVFGEEKMKFSMASQKISQHLSQPQHIHLEHKIKLSGNSPAGTTCYDVQVDVPLSLEKDMSAFLTSMERHKEIDAFDEVISASVKKIHEHLKRRSFLLGFSQSPAEFINALIASQSKDLKLVAGDASHNAENEKRSEFYNKPWVEDAVIRYLSRKSARTDAP from the coding sequence ATGAACAATAGCAATAATCCACCCAAGAATCCACCACCGGCGCCACCGTCGTTTTCATCGATTCCTGTAAACCCACAACCAATTCATCTTCTCACTCAATCTCACCCTCAAATGCAAAATCCTTCTCAATTCCCCGGTCATTTTCAGCTTTCTCAACCCCAACCCCAACCCCATGTAatttcacaacaacaatcacaatttgtAAACCCTCGTTCTCATCCTCAAACCCTACAACAGCACCATCAGCAAcatcaacagcagcagcagcagcaaaaTGTGGCTTCTCCTGCAACTGCAAGTACTACTTCATCTGTGAAGCGTTCACATCACAAAGCAAATTCACGTCCACAAGGCTCACCTAGTGGTAACCAGACATCTGCATTCAAGACTATGGAGTTAACACCTGCTCCTTTGAGAAAAAAGAGGACTTTACCGGAGAATTTAATACCGGAAAAGGTGGCTAAGATTGTGCCCGAGTCTGCGATTTATACAAGGTTAATTGAGCTTGAGGCGCAGATAGATGCTGCTTTGAATAGGAAAAAGGTTGATGTGCAGGAGGCTGTTAAAAATCCAACTTCGGTTAGGAAGACGCTTAGGGTTTATGTGTATAATACGTTTTCGAATCAGACGAAGGAATCTGGGAAGGTTGGTGGTGTTGAGCTGCCGTCTTGGTCGCTGAGGATAACTGGGAGGATattggaagaaggtggtaaggaTCCCGTGGTGGGAGGGATTTCGAAAAGGGGAAGTATTGTATATCCGAAGTTTTCGGCTTTCTTTAAGAAGATTACGGTGTATTTGGATCAGGGGTTTTACCCGGATAAGCATGTTATTGTGTGGGATAGTGCTCGTTCGCCTGTGCAGCAAGATGGTTTTGAGGTGAAGAGGAAAGGGGACAAAGAGTTTACTGCAGTTATTAGGTTAGGAGTGAATTACTCGCCGGAGAAGTTTATGGTTTCGACACCGTTGGCTAAAGTTTTAGGGATTGAGTTTGATACCCGTCCTAGGATAATGGCTGCTCTTTGGAACTATGTGAAGTTCAGGAAGCTGCAGAGTCCAAATGACCCTTCGTTCTTCATGTGTGATGCTTCTCTCCAAAAAGTGTTCGGGGAAGAAAAGATGAAATTCTCGATGGCTTCACAGAAGATATCACAGCATTTATCACAACCACAGCATATACACCTGGAGCATAAAATCAAGCTTTCTGGAAATTCTCCTGCTGGAACTACATGTTATGATGTGCAGGTTGATGTACCTCTTTCGCTAGAGAAAGACATGTCTGCATTCTTAACAAGTATGGAGAGGCACAAAGAAATTGATGCTTTTGATGAAGTGATTAGCGCTTCGGTAAAGAAGATCCATGAGCATCTTAAGAGACGGTCTTTCCTTCTTGGCTTTAGTCAGTCTCCAGCAGAGTTTATTAATGCATTGATAGCTTCGCAGAGCAAGGATCTAAAGCTTGTTGCCGGAGATGCCAGCCATAATGCCGAAAATGAAAAACGTTCTGAATTCTACAATAAACCATG